A region from the Candidatus Electrothrix scaldis genome encodes:
- a CDS encoding YihY/virulence factor BrkB family protein, whose translation MIMHSSAQSSPTLSPAMKLETLKAGGRLSHWSFGYCPEEKKLVGALRSLLRILLIMVHEFSNTNISLRASALTFSVILSMVPLLAMSTAILKGLGNGDQMRIAAYHFIDKLDPEMTEDVLSPQAETPQTVTPPTIPFAEKITENVADDAVLASAEPPPSLNRHLHQAIDTIFDYVDNTNFAALGAFGIAGLLIVVIMVLSSIEDAMNAIWHTRKGRSLFRKIMDYLALLVLLPISVNIALAGDAIVQSPKIMGHVITIIPSIWTVQMLLKLLPFLFITLSLMMMYLFFPNVKVKTTAALCGALFGAIFWFIVQRAYVFLQIGVANYNAIYGSFATVPLFLVWIQLGWMFILLGAVLAYAIQHRNSYQLSGIESNTRQDLQRTFDILLTVYNNFTLGKATSLDQMVEQCQVVNETDLARPLDLLVQNKFLHEIDQEDTSAFIPSHPLEQVEASQIIRMILGKEGEADSVGAQLADQVVQAAEESLPVGDFPEKYLTKSLTLQTSEA comes from the coding sequence ATGATAATGCATTCCTCTGCCCAATCCAGCCCAACTCTTTCCCCTGCGATGAAGCTTGAAACCTTAAAAGCAGGTGGACGCCTCAGCCACTGGTCCTTTGGCTATTGTCCTGAAGAAAAAAAGCTTGTCGGGGCATTGCGCAGTCTACTACGCATTCTGCTCATTATGGTACATGAGTTCAGCAATACCAATATCTCCTTACGCGCATCAGCTCTGACCTTCTCTGTCATCCTGTCTATGGTTCCCCTGCTGGCCATGAGTACTGCCATTCTCAAAGGGCTGGGTAATGGCGATCAGATGCGGATTGCAGCCTATCATTTCATCGACAAACTGGACCCGGAAATGACTGAGGATGTATTGTCTCCCCAAGCAGAAACCCCACAGACAGTCACGCCTCCGACAATACCTTTTGCCGAAAAAATTACCGAAAATGTTGCGGACGACGCGGTCCTGGCAAGTGCTGAACCACCGCCCTCTTTAAACCGTCACTTACACCAAGCCATTGACACCATTTTTGATTACGTGGACAATACTAATTTTGCTGCTTTAGGAGCCTTTGGTATTGCAGGTCTTCTTATCGTAGTCATCATGGTCTTAAGTTCTATTGAGGATGCCATGAATGCCATCTGGCATACTCGTAAGGGCCGTTCCTTATTCCGAAAGATCATGGATTATCTGGCTCTGCTGGTTTTACTGCCTATTTCAGTGAATATCGCCCTGGCTGGCGATGCCATCGTCCAATCGCCTAAAATAATGGGGCATGTTATCACGATAATCCCCTCGATCTGGACCGTGCAGATGCTCCTGAAACTGCTTCCCTTTCTCTTCATCACGCTGTCCTTGATGATGATGTATCTCTTTTTTCCCAATGTGAAGGTCAAAACAACCGCAGCTCTTTGCGGAGCACTGTTCGGCGCAATCTTCTGGTTTATTGTTCAGCGGGCCTACGTGTTTCTCCAGATCGGAGTGGCCAACTATAACGCTATCTACGGCTCCTTTGCCACGGTCCCTCTCTTTTTGGTCTGGATTCAGTTGGGCTGGATGTTCATCCTGCTGGGTGCGGTCCTGGCCTATGCAATCCAACACCGCAACAGTTACCAACTCTCCGGGATAGAAAGCAATACCCGCCAAGACCTCCAACGTACCTTTGACATTTTACTCACTGTCTATAATAACTTCACCTTGGGCAAAGCCACCTCGCTGGATCAGATGGTGGAACAATGCCAAGTCGTCAATGAGACTGACCTGGCCCGACCCTTAGACTTGCTCGTTCAGAATAAATTTCTCCACGAAATTGACCAAGAAGATACAAGCGCTTTTATTCCCTCCCATCCACTGGAACAGGTTGAGGCATCTCAAATCATCCGCATGATACTTGGTAAAGAGGGGGAAGCAGACTCTGTGGGAGCCCAGCTTGCAGATCAAGTCGTTCAGGCAGCAGAAGAGTCTTTACCTGTCGGAGATTTCCCGGAAAAATATCTGACCAAAAGTCTGACGCTTCAGACAAGTGAAGCATGA
- a CDS encoding glycosyltransferase family 39 protein, whose protein sequence is MLFPSTEERKYISLTWLVLGLGLAIRLCLSGQFLLVPDEAYYWQWSRYLSLGYYDHPPMIAWGIWLATKLFGHTEFAVRLPTILALAFASVYLCLLAARWFSWRIAFQVALLTQGVLLLIGSALIATPDGMLLLYWSAACFHAARAVEEDTLPQWLLTGMWFGLGLLSKYTMLLFLPSLFLAMLCTAAYRTRLLTYKPWLGLLLGCLLFTPVILWNAENNWVTFRHILFQGGGNTSTLLTLSYLPDFLGTQAALLSPILFLFILAGWALGWSNKRIPRKRISFLVWMSLTTFLVFTLLSLHVRIYGNWPAPAYLTAFILIAALYSPGQSGQSNSRYGLWKFGLGLSFCLSTLILILLLYPILPLKVSLKLPLLPGTTELDLGRLARETEGWDKLGERVDKELLSMRRPEETFLFGLRYQFASELAFYMKTQPRTVTINRWSRPNVYDFWFTDAMLLGKDAVGIFEHEPVITVLPEIFARVDPVKEVKLHRTGPWFGKEVVQTLYLARCYGFKGGRAWVPKSTGDIRVVQ, encoded by the coding sequence ATGCTTTTCCCATCAACAGAAGAAAGAAAATATATCAGCCTCACTTGGCTCGTTCTGGGGCTAGGGCTCGCTATCCGTCTCTGCCTCAGTGGTCAGTTCCTTCTCGTGCCGGACGAGGCCTATTATTGGCAGTGGAGTCGTTATCTCTCCCTTGGCTATTACGATCATCCCCCGATGATTGCCTGGGGGATCTGGTTGGCAACCAAGCTGTTCGGGCACACAGAGTTTGCGGTCCGGCTGCCGACGATTCTCGCCTTGGCCTTTGCCTCTGTCTATCTCTGCCTGCTGGCGGCACGCTGGTTTTCCTGGCGCATAGCGTTTCAGGTTGCCCTGCTGACTCAGGGCGTCCTGTTACTCATCGGCTCTGCCTTGATTGCCACGCCAGACGGCATGTTGCTCCTCTATTGGTCAGCGGCCTGCTTCCATGCTGCCCGAGCAGTTGAGGAGGATACCCTGCCGCAATGGCTGCTGACAGGTATGTGGTTTGGCTTGGGCCTGCTTTCTAAATATACTATGCTGCTCTTTTTGCCTTCGCTTTTTCTGGCAATGCTTTGTACGGCAGCATACCGGACGCGCCTCCTGACATACAAGCCCTGGCTCGGCTTACTGCTTGGCTGCCTGCTTTTTACCCCGGTTATCCTCTGGAACGCAGAAAATAACTGGGTCACCTTCCGGCATATCCTCTTTCAAGGGGGAGGAAACACCTCAACCCTCCTGACCCTCTCCTACCTGCCTGATTTTTTAGGAACCCAGGCTGCCTTACTTTCCCCTATCCTCTTTCTCTTTATTCTCGCAGGCTGGGCACTGGGCTGGAGCAATAAACGCATTCCGCGTAAACGGATATCCTTCCTTGTCTGGATGTCCCTGACCACCTTCTTGGTTTTCACCCTGCTGTCTCTTCATGTCCGCATTTACGGCAATTGGCCTGCTCCGGCCTATTTAACAGCCTTTATCCTGATCGCAGCTCTGTACAGCCCTGGACAATCAGGGCAAAGCAATTCTCGATATGGTTTATGGAAATTCGGGCTCGGTTTGAGCTTTTGCCTCTCAACTCTTATTCTAATCCTATTGCTGTATCCCATTCTGCCGCTTAAGGTCAGTCTGAAACTTCCCCTGCTGCCGGGTACAACAGAGCTGGACCTGGGGCGACTCGCCAGGGAAACAGAGGGCTGGGATAAACTCGGAGAAAGGGTAGACAAAGAACTCCTGAGTATGAGGCGGCCTGAGGAAACCTTTCTTTTCGGCCTGCGCTATCAGTTTGCCAGCGAGCTGGCTTTTTATATGAAAACGCAACCGCGCACGGTGACCATCAACCGCTGGTCCAGGCCCAATGTCTATGATTTTTGGTTTACCGACGCAATGCTGCTTGGTAAAGATGCAGTAGGGATTTTTGAGCATGAGCCGGTTATCACGGTTCTACCTGAAATCTTTGCACGGGTTGATCCTGTTAAGGAAGTGAAGCTCCATCGTACCGGCCCCTGGTTTGGCAAAGAGGTTGTGCAAACCCTCTATCTGGCTCGTTGTTATGGCTTCAAAGGCGGACGCGCTTGGGTACCGAAAAGCACTGGCGATATTCGAGTAGTCCAATGA
- the dut gene encoding dUTP diphosphatase has protein sequence MQLIDVYFCWKDPDTCQDLSLPVYASAQAAGMDVAAAITEDVILHPGEIKLLSTGFALALPEGFEVQVRPRSGLAVKHGITVVNAPGTIDADYRGEVKIGLINLGQHSYTVRRGDRIAQLVFAPVCQAYLRQVQELEQTERGDGGFGHTGK, from the coding sequence ATGCAATTGATAGATGTGTATTTTTGCTGGAAAGATCCTGATACCTGTCAGGATCTTTCTTTGCCTGTTTATGCAAGCGCTCAGGCTGCCGGTATGGATGTGGCAGCAGCTATCACGGAAGATGTCATCTTGCACCCTGGTGAGATCAAGTTGTTGTCTACTGGGTTTGCGCTTGCCTTACCTGAGGGTTTTGAGGTGCAAGTTCGTCCTCGATCAGGCTTGGCTGTGAAACATGGGATTACCGTTGTTAATGCACCCGGGACAATAGATGCTGACTATCGAGGCGAGGTGAAGATTGGCCTGATTAACCTTGGACAGCATTCGTATACTGTTCGACGCGGCGACCGTATTGCCCAGTTAGTTTTTGCTCCGGTCTGTCAGGCATACTTGCGGCAGGTGCAGGAGCTGGAGCAAACAGAGCGGGGCGATGGAGGGTTTGGTCATACAGGTAAATAA
- a CDS encoding asparagine synthase-related protein → MGAIFGFSGWSGKKSRAMADALSHRGTPPARTHASIRSTACWLPARSNHGGIIEHRGQVIALAGRLYTDQQKTHMAPLLRSYREKGLDFVRDLQGAYVLSILDEDRIHLARDPSGLRTIYYGLYNDRFIFAVEPKGVLAWTGFARDLRPAAVAQYLSFGFVPGMETMLENLWELPPGHTVTFAQGRIEPPSCFTSFHQIKKEEQNEQAWEAELVSLHGQALADQLPNGETIGLFLSGGLGSSVIGAELLRKGEQHIPSWSIGFEDEPKGLEQAKKIAHHIGTEHQEILIRPKDFLENLDKVILAADEPPGDPSAVLMYMLSEKVAEDVRYILTGTGNTLAFGGRHMLPVLLRHWYGGLEHGPFFREQAYLSSCNGAYSLVPTLLTPEWRSLYNTHDALEGLLTPFLQPGPGSFLDKLSATNILLKGGHMQLPLIERMTGAHRLTSLAPLFDERLLSLSFRMPSILKINQGREKILLRRAYSSLLPQNALEHSAPSLAFPARFWQRKECKKYARKILSRRSLKQAGIFHPERINDLLSLPTEQIQPQHDQILWLLLTFELWRRKILNEKT, encoded by the coding sequence ATGGGAGCAATTTTTGGTTTTTCCGGTTGGAGTGGAAAAAAAAGTCGAGCAATGGCAGACGCATTAAGTCATCGAGGAACCCCACCTGCCCGTACGCATGCTTCTATTCGTTCAACAGCCTGCTGGCTCCCTGCCCGCTCAAATCACGGCGGCATAATTGAACACCGAGGCCAAGTTATCGCCCTTGCCGGTCGTTTGTATACTGATCAGCAAAAAACGCATATGGCCCCACTCCTCCGCAGTTATCGGGAAAAGGGCTTAGACTTTGTACGAGATCTGCAAGGGGCCTATGTCCTGTCTATTTTAGATGAGGATCGTATCCATCTTGCCCGTGATCCCTCTGGACTCCGCACAATCTATTACGGATTGTATAATGATCGTTTTATATTTGCCGTTGAGCCGAAGGGCGTCCTCGCCTGGACAGGCTTTGCCCGCGACCTGCGACCTGCTGCGGTCGCCCAATACCTTTCCTTCGGTTTTGTACCTGGCATGGAAACCATGCTGGAAAACCTCTGGGAACTCCCCCCGGGGCACACCGTAACCTTTGCCCAAGGAAGAATCGAGCCCCCCAGCTGTTTTACTTCTTTTCACCAGATCAAAAAGGAAGAGCAAAACGAACAAGCCTGGGAAGCAGAACTCGTCTCTTTACATGGGCAGGCCCTTGCCGATCAGCTACCTAACGGTGAAACTATCGGTCTTTTTTTATCAGGCGGCCTGGGATCAAGCGTAATCGGAGCAGAACTGCTCCGCAAAGGTGAACAACACATACCAAGCTGGTCCATCGGCTTCGAAGATGAACCCAAGGGCCTAGAGCAGGCAAAAAAAATTGCTCACCATATCGGCACAGAACATCAAGAAATTCTAATCAGGCCAAAAGATTTTTTAGAGAATCTAGACAAAGTCATCCTTGCCGCTGATGAGCCTCCAGGCGACCCGTCTGCTGTATTGATGTATATGCTTTCGGAAAAGGTTGCCGAGGACGTGAGGTATATCCTCACCGGCACTGGGAACACTCTGGCCTTTGGCGGCAGACATATGCTTCCGGTCCTGTTACGACATTGGTACGGGGGACTTGAGCATGGACCTTTCTTTCGCGAGCAAGCCTATCTTTCCTCCTGCAATGGAGCCTATTCTCTCGTACCCACCCTCCTCACCCCGGAATGGCGCAGCTTATATAATACCCATGATGCGCTTGAGGGACTTCTCACGCCCTTCCTCCAGCCTGGCCCAGGAAGCTTTCTTGATAAGCTTTCTGCAACTAACATTCTCTTGAAAGGTGGTCATATGCAGCTCCCTTTAATAGAAAGGATGACCGGCGCACACAGGTTAACCTCTCTCGCGCCTCTGTTTGACGAACGACTCCTCTCGCTGAGCTTTCGCATGCCTTCAATCTTAAAGATTAATCAGGGTCGTGAAAAAATTCTCCTTCGCAGAGCCTATAGCAGTTTACTCCCCCAAAACGCCCTTGAACACTCAGCTCCAAGCTTGGCATTTCCAGCCCGTTTTTGGCAACGTAAGGAGTGCAAAAAATATGCTCGTAAAATCCTGAGTAGAAGATCTCTTAAGCAGGCCGGGATCTTTCATCCTGAAAGAATTAACGATCTGCTTTCCCTTCCCACAGAGCAAATCCAGCCACAGCATGATCAAATTTTATGGCTTTTGCTTACCTTTGAATTATGGCGCAGGAAGATATTGAACGAAAAAACGTAA
- a CDS encoding transglycosylase SLT domain-containing protein yields MIKKIAYLLLLITTGLLVSGRCEAGPNFPIYPIIAPNVQFWEKIYGTYTSSQGVLHDKDDLSIIYAVIDFVPRTTPGASKVNRQLEKMVRLRHKKILEKFADGKKPRTKEEKKIYSLFKGKQKVAVFHEALDNLRVQIGLKDTFRKGVIRSGAYMPLIKKIMRAHHLPVELAYLPHVESSFNLNAHSKAAAVGLWQFTKGTGKEFLTINELVDERFDVYLSTVAAAQFLKENHRQLGAWPLALTAYNYGRAGMVRAQKKWGSYPKIIAHHQTGIFKFAAKNFYSEFVAAVRVARRLENDRTLVKNRPWINVTFRLRAYAATKELTDFFGIPDKEFERLNPALRDQVIEGRKYIPKGTLVRLPATKRIRKQIKNIPSRLLYARQIRDKEYRVRKGDTAISIAKKYKISVKELAQVNNLGKKTTIRLGQKLKIPHSALARKNTKSSSKKTVTLQPSLKESITTKIEAPAPKKTGVLSGKMITLQPTPKEKIKEDNAPLAQKEVSEATGKEAPLAIADSGSNVLTLNTLSKRTP; encoded by the coding sequence ATGATAAAAAAAATAGCATACCTTCTCCTGCTTATCACAACGGGATTACTGGTCAGTGGACGATGTGAGGCAGGCCCCAACTTTCCGATTTATCCGATCATCGCACCCAACGTGCAGTTTTGGGAAAAGATTTACGGCACATATACCAGCTCCCAAGGGGTATTACATGACAAAGACGATTTAAGCATAATTTATGCTGTTATAGATTTCGTTCCCAGAACAACACCTGGTGCAAGCAAAGTGAATAGACAGCTGGAGAAAATGGTCCGCCTGCGCCATAAAAAAATTCTTGAAAAATTTGCTGATGGTAAAAAACCAAGAACCAAAGAAGAAAAAAAAATTTATTCTCTATTTAAAGGTAAGCAGAAAGTAGCTGTCTTCCACGAGGCTCTTGACAATCTCAGGGTACAGATCGGCCTGAAAGATACCTTTCGCAAGGGAGTCATCCGCTCTGGCGCATACATGCCTCTTATTAAAAAAATTATGCGGGCCCATCATTTGCCGGTAGAATTGGCGTACCTCCCGCATGTTGAGTCGTCTTTTAATCTGAATGCTCATTCCAAGGCTGCAGCGGTTGGGCTCTGGCAGTTCACTAAAGGAACTGGAAAAGAATTTCTAACAATCAATGAACTAGTTGATGAGCGTTTTGATGTGTACCTGTCCACAGTGGCTGCCGCACAATTCCTCAAGGAAAACCATCGTCAACTGGGTGCATGGCCCCTGGCCCTGACAGCCTATAACTATGGCCGAGCCGGTATGGTCCGCGCGCAAAAAAAATGGGGATCCTACCCAAAGATTATCGCTCATCATCAGACAGGGATCTTCAAATTTGCCGCGAAAAATTTTTATTCGGAATTTGTTGCCGCTGTTCGTGTCGCAAGACGCTTAGAAAACGACCGCACTCTGGTCAAAAATCGCCCTTGGATTAATGTCACCTTTCGTTTGCGTGCCTATGCTGCAACAAAAGAACTGACTGACTTTTTTGGTATACCTGATAAAGAATTTGAACGCCTGAACCCGGCACTCCGAGACCAGGTCATTGAAGGGAGGAAATATATCCCCAAAGGCACCTTGGTTCGTCTACCTGCTACCAAGCGCATTCGCAAACAAATAAAGAACATTCCCTCTCGACTCTTGTATGCCCGACAAATTCGTGATAAAGAATACAGAGTCAGAAAGGGTGACACAGCTATTAGCATTGCCAAAAAATATAAAATATCTGTCAAAGAGCTTGCTCAAGTCAATAATCTGGGCAAGAAGACAACCATACGTTTGGGCCAAAAATTAAAGATTCCGCATTCTGCTCTTGCCCGAAAAAATACGAAGAGCAGCAGCAAGAAGACGGTCACTTTACAACCAAGCTTGAAAGAGAGTATAACGACCAAAATAGAGGCTCCCGCGCCAAAGAAAACAGGCGTGCTCAGCGGCAAAATGATTACTCTGCAACCTACTCCTAAAGAGAAGATAAAAGAAGACAATGCTCCTCTCGCACAAAAGGAAGTCAGCGAAGCCACAGGCAAGGAGGCTCCATTAGCCATTGCAGACAGCGGAAGTAATGTTCTCACACTCAATACATTATCCAAAAGAACACCATAA
- the epmA gene encoding EF-P lysine aminoacylase EpmA translates to MLSPEGLKQRSLMIQRVRSFFYHREYIEVDTPVRLPVLIPEAEIAPLTSEKYFLQTSPELCMKRLLAQGCSKIFQICPCFRKGEQGRLHQEEFTMLEWYHIGWSYRELMEECEQMIQQVAGKNSLNHSDQTISLQKPWQRLPVNDAFQRYTGMSAQEALEAGQFDLLLVEKVEPELGWEVPVFLYDYPIALASLARPKPESPDLAERFELYIAGIEVANGFSELTDPVAQRCRFEEEIRKAQTYGRSCAMPDKFLTDLENLPACAGIALGLDRLFMLLLEQRSLAEALSFAEEDL, encoded by the coding sequence ATGTTATCACCTGAAGGACTTAAGCAACGCTCCCTCATGATACAGAGGGTTCGCAGTTTTTTCTACCATCGAGAGTATATAGAGGTAGACACCCCGGTCCGGCTCCCTGTCCTCATTCCTGAGGCAGAAATCGCCCCACTCACCTCGGAAAAATATTTCCTGCAAACCTCACCAGAGCTCTGCATGAAGCGTTTACTGGCTCAGGGGTGCTCCAAAATCTTTCAAATTTGCCCTTGTTTTCGAAAAGGAGAACAAGGCAGGCTGCACCAGGAAGAATTTACCATGCTGGAATGGTATCATATAGGCTGGAGCTATAGAGAGCTGATGGAAGAATGTGAGCAGATGATCCAGCAGGTCGCTGGGAAAAACTCTCTTAACCATTCCGACCAAACTATCTCTTTACAGAAGCCTTGGCAACGCCTGCCTGTTAATGACGCATTCCAGCGTTATACAGGCATGTCAGCGCAAGAAGCCCTTGAGGCAGGACAATTTGATCTGCTACTGGTAGAAAAAGTAGAACCTGAACTCGGGTGGGAGGTACCGGTCTTCCTGTATGATTACCCTATAGCATTAGCCTCGCTAGCGCGACCGAAACCAGAGTCCCCTGACTTGGCAGAACGCTTCGAACTCTATATAGCGGGTATTGAGGTGGCTAATGGTTTTTCCGAGTTAACAGATCCTGTTGCGCAACGCTGCCGCTTCGAAGAAGAAATTCGCAAAGCTCAGACCTACGGTAGATCCTGTGCAATGCCGGACAAATTTCTCACAGACCTAGAAAATCTTCCGGCTTGTGCCGGGATAGCCCTTGGCCTAGATCGTCTCTTTATGCTCCTGTTGGAACAACGCTCCCTTGCTGAAGCCCTCTCCTTTGCCGAAGAAGATTTATGA
- a CDS encoding extracellular solute-binding protein encodes MSNKFLNTLVLGFAVLIPFSPGRLYAAHGVSLDGSLKYPAGFDHFDYVDPNAKKGGLLTLHDIGSFDKLNPFTLKGTGAFGLFGYENSLIFETLAVGSLDEPFAAYGLLAKDIELAEDKKSVLFTLDEKARFSDGTPVTVEDVKFSLDTLKSDLAHPSYQMYYQDISEARIEDKEQGKIRFLFSRPNRELHMIASQMPVLSKKFYSEHGFGSESQADPMLPPIGSGPYIIKEVNPGKSITYERNPKYWAIDHPARKGMFNYDTITVKYFKDQIVSLEALKAGDFDFMSINIAKQWQRDLVGRPYDQGKLIKKTFAHKNNQGMQGFVFNTRKGLFQSPKVRQALGLAFDFEWTNNALFFNQYTRSNSYFSNSYLAATGLPSEAELKLLNPLKEKYPGKIPPEVFTTTLTPPTTTPPNSLRGNLRQAKQILTEQGWQVKDGVLTSADGTQRFEFEILLASPSFERVMAPYVKNLSKLGVKASYRTIDPSLYMDRLKNFDFDMTVNVFSQSQSPGNEQRNNWTSSAASHNGSANLAGIQSPVVDSLVDSLIYAETQDELIAACKALDRVLWYGYYVVPNWYLAYHRLTFSSRFKQPKQLPVYYTPYDLLYTWWFQEE; translated from the coding sequence TTGTCAAATAAATTTCTCAACACCTTGGTTCTGGGGTTTGCCGTTCTCATACCTTTTTCACCCGGTCGCCTCTATGCGGCTCACGGGGTTTCATTGGATGGCTCTTTAAAATATCCAGCAGGGTTCGATCATTTTGATTATGTCGACCCGAACGCCAAAAAAGGCGGGCTGCTGACATTACATGACATAGGGAGCTTTGACAAGCTGAACCCATTTACCTTAAAAGGCACTGGAGCGTTTGGCCTGTTTGGCTATGAGAACAGTTTGATTTTTGAAACCCTGGCTGTGGGCAGTCTGGACGAACCCTTTGCCGCCTATGGTTTGCTTGCGAAAGATATTGAACTCGCCGAAGATAAAAAATCGGTGCTCTTTACCCTGGATGAAAAGGCCCGTTTTTCCGATGGTACGCCAGTGACTGTGGAAGATGTGAAATTCTCCCTGGATACGCTGAAATCTGACCTGGCCCATCCTTCCTATCAGATGTATTATCAGGATATTAGCGAAGCGAGAATTGAGGATAAGGAGCAGGGGAAAATTCGTTTCCTCTTCAGCCGCCCAAATCGGGAGCTGCATATGATCGCCTCACAGATGCCGGTGTTGAGCAAGAAGTTCTACTCAGAGCACGGCTTTGGCTCTGAGAGTCAAGCTGACCCCATGCTGCCTCCCATCGGGAGTGGTCCGTACATTATTAAAGAGGTGAATCCTGGTAAATCCATTACCTATGAAAGGAATCCCAAGTATTGGGCCATAGATCACCCTGCTCGTAAGGGCATGTTTAATTATGATACCATTACGGTGAAATATTTTAAGGATCAGATCGTTAGTCTGGAAGCGCTTAAGGCGGGTGATTTTGATTTCATGTCCATTAACATTGCCAAGCAATGGCAACGTGATTTGGTGGGGCGCCCCTACGACCAAGGGAAACTGATCAAGAAGACCTTTGCCCATAAAAATAATCAAGGTATGCAGGGCTTTGTTTTTAATACCCGAAAGGGATTATTTCAAAGCCCCAAGGTTCGCCAAGCTCTGGGGTTGGCCTTTGATTTTGAGTGGACCAATAACGCCTTGTTTTTCAACCAGTATACCAGGTCTAATTCCTATTTTAGTAATTCTTATCTGGCAGCTACTGGCTTGCCCAGTGAAGCTGAGCTGAAGCTCCTCAATCCGTTGAAAGAAAAGTATCCGGGAAAAATTCCGCCCGAGGTCTTTACCACAACCCTGACTCCACCGACCACCACGCCTCCAAACAGTCTGCGCGGCAATCTTCGGCAGGCTAAGCAGATTTTGACTGAGCAGGGCTGGCAGGTGAAGGATGGCGTGCTTACTTCGGCTGATGGTACACAGCGTTTTGAATTTGAAATTCTTCTTGCCAGCCCCTCGTTTGAGCGGGTTATGGCACCGTACGTAAAAAACTTGAGTAAATTGGGTGTCAAAGCAAGCTACCGTACTATCGATCCCTCCTTGTACATGGATAGGCTGAAAAATTTTGATTTTGACATGACCGTTAATGTTTTCAGCCAATCGCAATCTCCAGGAAATGAACAGAGGAATAATTGGACATCTTCTGCTGCCTCCCATAATGGTTCCGCCAATCTGGCCGGTATTCAATCACCGGTGGTGGACAGTCTGGTTGATTCCCTGATCTATGCAGAAACCCAGGATGAGTTGATTGCCGCTTGCAAGGCCCTGGACCGCGTTCTCTGGTATGGTTATTATGTGGTGCCGAATTGGTATCTGGCCTATCATCGCTTAACCTTTTCCTCCAGATTCAAGCAACCGAAGCAATTGCCGGTTTATTATACTCCCTATGACCTGCTCTATACCTGGTGGTTTCAGGAAGAGTAA
- the uppP gene encoding undecaprenyl-diphosphatase UppP, with product MTLLQAIILGIVQGLTEFIPVSSSGHLVLVPHFLGWHFPEEQKFIFDILVQWGTLFSVFIYFWKDLIVITKTFLQGILHKKPFADPDARMGWYLIVATLPAVVFGLLGKDLIEHAFASAKMTGYFLFLTAVLLVIAETIGRRNRSIEKITWLDSLLIGLSQVLALLPGVSRSGATIAGGMTRHLDRSAATRFSFLMSVPVMLGAGVLALKDLAELPGLSDFLLPLLAGFLAALIFGYIAIRWLIAYLSRHSLYLFAGYCTVLGLFVILSV from the coding sequence ATGACTCTTTTACAGGCGATTATTCTTGGTATTGTACAGGGACTCACAGAGTTTATTCCTGTATCCAGCTCTGGCCACCTCGTCCTGGTACCGCATTTTCTCGGCTGGCATTTTCCAGAAGAACAAAAATTTATCTTTGACATTCTGGTCCAATGGGGAACCCTGTTCTCTGTTTTTATTTATTTCTGGAAAGACCTGATCGTAATTACTAAGACCTTTCTCCAGGGAATCCTACACAAAAAGCCCTTTGCAGATCCAGATGCTCGAATGGGTTGGTATCTGATTGTAGCGACCCTACCCGCTGTTGTCTTCGGATTGCTCGGCAAGGACTTGATTGAACATGCCTTTGCCAGTGCCAAGATGACCGGATATTTCCTCTTTCTAACAGCAGTCCTGTTAGTTATCGCGGAAACCATCGGAAGGAGAAATCGTTCTATAGAAAAAATCACCTGGCTGGACAGCTTACTCATCGGTTTATCCCAAGTACTTGCCCTGCTACCGGGTGTTTCCCGTTCTGGAGCGACTATTGCAGGTGGAATGACACGTCATTTAGACCGTTCGGCAGCAACCCGTTTTTCCTTTCTGATGTCAGTTCCGGTGATGTTAGGAGCTGGCGTACTGGCCCTCAAAGATCTGGCAGAGCTTCCGGGCCTGAGCGATTTCCTCCTTCCTCTCCTGGCAGGCTTTCTGGCTGCCCTTATTTTCGGCTACATCGCCATCCGCTGGCTGATCGCCTATTTAAGCAGGCACTCGCTCTATCTTTTTGCAGGCTATTGCACCGTACTCGGTCTGTTTGTTATCCTCTCTGTTTAA